A stretch of Dyella sp. BiH032 DNA encodes these proteins:
- a CDS encoding ABC transporter ATP-binding protein, with protein MLKMTHLSKVYRTEVVETYALRDFNIDVKEGEFVAVTGPSGSGKTTFLTIAGLLETFTGGHYHLDGVEVSNLNDNARSKIRNEKIGFIFQAFNLIPDLNVYDNVEVPLRYRGMKAPERKQRIMDALERVGLASRAKHYPAELSGGQQQRVAIARALAGSPRLLLADEPTGNLDTQMARGVMELLEEIHREGATIVMVTHDPELAARAQRNVHIIDGQVVDLAEDPRFHQNTARAGAPA; from the coding sequence ATGCTCAAGATGACCCACCTGTCCAAGGTCTACCGCACCGAAGTGGTGGAGACCTACGCGCTGCGCGATTTCAACATCGACGTGAAGGAAGGCGAGTTCGTCGCCGTTACCGGCCCGTCCGGTTCCGGCAAGACCACCTTCCTCACCATCGCCGGCCTGCTGGAAACCTTCACCGGCGGCCACTACCACCTGGACGGCGTGGAGGTGAGCAACCTCAACGACAACGCGCGCTCGAAGATCCGCAACGAGAAGATCGGCTTCATCTTCCAGGCGTTCAACCTGATCCCCGACCTCAACGTGTACGACAACGTCGAAGTGCCGTTGCGCTACCGCGGCATGAAGGCGCCGGAACGCAAGCAGCGCATCATGGACGCGCTCGAGCGCGTGGGCCTGGCCTCGCGCGCGAAGCACTACCCGGCCGAACTCTCCGGCGGCCAGCAGCAGCGTGTGGCCATCGCCCGTGCACTGGCCGGCTCGCCGCGGCTCCTGCTCGCGGACGAACCCACCGGCAACCTGGACACGCAGATGGCCCGCGGCGTCATGGAGCTGCTGGAAGAGATCCACCGCGAAGGCGCGACCATCGTGATGGTGACGCACGATCCGGAGCTGGCGGCCCGCGCGCAGCGCAACGTGCACATCATCGACGGCCAGGTGGTGGACCTCGCGGAAGATCCGCGCTTCCACCAGAACACCGCGCGCGCCGGCGCGCCGGCCTGA
- a CDS encoding hotdog fold domain-containing protein, translated as MSTSSSALAMWQKLSRWPGGAWLFSRLICLKAPYFGSIRPRFMELRPGYCRIRFAKRRAVLNHIGTVHAIAMCNLAELAGGTMTEVTIPSSHRWIPKGMTVEYLKKASTDVVGVAMPQRGDLGAEGADYPVLVEVHDLHGELVFRATITMWVSPRK; from the coding sequence ATGAGCACGTCCAGCAGTGCCCTCGCGATGTGGCAGAAGCTTTCCCGGTGGCCTGGCGGCGCCTGGCTGTTCTCGCGGCTGATCTGCTTGAAGGCACCCTACTTCGGCAGCATCCGGCCGCGCTTCATGGAGCTGCGCCCCGGATACTGCCGCATCCGCTTCGCCAAACGACGGGCCGTGCTCAACCACATCGGCACCGTGCACGCGATCGCCATGTGCAACCTGGCGGAACTGGCCGGCGGCACCATGACCGAGGTGACCATCCCGTCCAGCCATCGCTGGATTCCCAAAGGCATGACGGTGGAATACTTGAAGAAGGCGTCCACCGATGTCGTCGGCGTGGCCATGCCGCAGAGAGGAGACCTAGGCGCGGAGGGTGCGGATTATCCTGTGCTCGTCGAGGTCCATGACCTACACGGTGAACTCGTCTTTCGCGCAACCATCACCATGTGGGTCAGCCCTCGCAAGTAA
- a CDS encoding hemin uptake protein HemP, whose translation MSHPAVLPQPTDLLPRSHGLLRLKPQAAAAPAVRRISSQALLAGERELVITHEGSEYHLRLTRNDKLILTK comes from the coding sequence ATGTCCCATCCTGCTGTCTTGCCCCAGCCGACCGACCTGCTGCCCCGGTCGCACGGCCTGCTTCGCCTGAAACCGCAAGCCGCCGCCGCGCCTGCTGTCCGCCGCATCTCCAGCCAGGCCTTGCTGGCGGGGGAACGCGAACTGGTGATCACCCACGAAGGCAGCGAATACCATCTTCGGCTCACTCGCAACGACAAGCTGATCCTCACCAAGTAA
- a CDS encoding efflux RND transporter periplasmic adaptor subunit: MIRDTSAQDRLVEVKPSRKRRAIFIGAGVAVVAVLAFVLPQASRLFSADASVSGSRLAFGTVERGLFVRDIAAEGKVVAAVSPTMYATSGGAVTLKVHAGDVVKKGQVLATIDSPELTNKLAQEQSAADAMEVDYLRSQIDAKKKRGELQKAFDNATIDQTSAQRDLQRYQKAFSQGAVPSMNVDKAKDEVEKARITVEHAKADLANDGASLDFDIKSKKLAHDRQVLLVKDLQRQVDELNVKSPVDGQVGQLFIAERATVAKDAQLLSVIDLSKLEVEMKVPESFARDLGIGMGGEISGNGNTWKGLVSAISPEVVNGEVAARLRFDGDTPKQLRQNQRLSVRILLDRRDNVLAVQRGSFVDESGGAYAYVVRDGIAEKHPIRVGASSIDKVEILDGLKEGDRIVISGTDSFKNAARVAISR, translated from the coding sequence ATGATTCGCGATACCTCCGCTCAAGACCGCCTGGTCGAGGTCAAGCCCAGCCGCAAGCGCCGGGCTATCTTCATCGGCGCCGGCGTGGCCGTGGTGGCCGTGCTGGCCTTCGTGCTGCCTCAGGCCAGCCGCCTGTTCTCCGCCGACGCCTCGGTCAGCGGTTCCCGCCTGGCCTTCGGCACGGTGGAGCGCGGGCTGTTCGTTCGCGACATCGCAGCCGAAGGCAAGGTGGTCGCCGCCGTCAGTCCGACCATGTACGCCACCTCCGGCGGCGCGGTCACCCTGAAGGTGCACGCCGGCGACGTGGTGAAGAAGGGCCAGGTGCTCGCCACCATCGACAGCCCCGAGCTGACCAACAAGCTGGCGCAGGAACAGAGCGCCGCCGACGCGATGGAAGTCGACTACCTCCGCTCGCAGATCGACGCCAAGAAGAAGCGCGGCGAACTGCAGAAGGCGTTCGACAACGCCACCATCGACCAGACCAGCGCCCAGCGCGACCTGCAGCGCTACCAGAAGGCCTTCTCGCAGGGCGCCGTGCCCAGCATGAATGTGGACAAGGCCAAGGACGAGGTCGAGAAGGCGCGCATCACCGTCGAGCACGCCAAGGCCGATCTCGCCAACGACGGCGCCAGCCTGGACTTCGACATCAAGTCCAAGAAGCTCGCGCACGACCGCCAGGTGCTGCTGGTGAAGGACCTGCAGCGCCAGGTGGACGAACTCAACGTGAAGTCGCCCGTCGATGGCCAGGTCGGCCAGCTCTTCATCGCCGAGCGCGCCACCGTCGCCAAGGACGCGCAACTGCTGAGCGTCATCGACCTGAGCAAGCTCGAAGTGGAAATGAAGGTGCCGGAGAGTTTCGCCCGTGACCTGGGCATCGGCATGGGTGGCGAGATCAGCGGCAACGGCAATACCTGGAAGGGCCTGGTCAGCGCCATTTCGCCCGAGGTGGTGAATGGCGAGGTCGCCGCCCGCCTGCGCTTCGATGGCGACACGCCCAAGCAGCTGCGCCAGAACCAGCGCCTGTCCGTGCGCATCCTGCTCGACCGCCGCGACAACGTGCTGGCCGTGCAGCGCGGCTCCTTCGTCGACGAATCGGGCGGCGCCTACGCCTACGTGGTGCGCGACGGCATCGCCGAGAAGCACCCGATCCGCGTCGGCGCCAGCAGCATCGACAAGGTGGAGATCCTCGACGGCCTGAAGGAAGGCGACCGCATCGTGATCTCCGGTACCGACAGTTTCAAGAACGCGGCGCGCGTCGCCATCAGCCGCTGA
- a CDS encoding ABC transporter permease, translating to MFAYYFQLGLRSLRKNPLLTALMVMAIGFGVAASMTTYSVFRATSNNPIPQKSSQLYVPQIDNWGPEDAQQNQGEPPRAMSYTDAIGLMRDHKAARQTALYPAGLSIVPPDASQLPFRENTYGVYADAFPMFDIPFKYGRGWSQADDDAHAQVAVIGEDLNEKLFRGENSVGREINLDGRSYRIVGVMDHWDPQPLFFDAVNTGGFDNPTQLFVPFTRMIELKVTTNGNNNCNKDPGTGWDNWLHSECIWLGFWAELPTKAEADAYRNYLNGYAAEQQRAGRFKWAPNTRLRNVVEWLDYEKVVPPEAKISLLVALGFLVICLVNTIGLLLAKFLRRSSEIGVRRALGASRREIYTQFLIEAGAVGLAGGVLGLLLTGVGVYGISLIFDPQVARLAKLDIPLVLLTLVVAILATVIAAFYPTWRAAQVQPAWQLKSN from the coding sequence ATGTTCGCCTACTACTTCCAGCTCGGCCTGCGCAGTCTCCGCAAGAATCCGTTGCTCACCGCCCTCATGGTGATGGCCATCGGCTTCGGCGTGGCGGCCTCGATGACCACCTATTCGGTCTTCCGCGCCACCTCCAACAACCCCATCCCGCAGAAGTCCTCGCAGCTCTACGTGCCGCAGATCGACAACTGGGGCCCGGAGGACGCGCAGCAGAACCAGGGTGAGCCGCCCCGCGCGATGAGCTATACGGATGCGATCGGGCTGATGCGCGACCACAAGGCCGCGCGCCAGACCGCGCTGTACCCGGCCGGCCTGTCCATCGTGCCGCCGGACGCCAGCCAGCTGCCGTTCCGCGAAAACACCTACGGCGTGTATGCGGACGCCTTCCCGATGTTCGACATCCCATTCAAGTACGGCCGCGGCTGGAGCCAGGCGGACGACGATGCCCACGCGCAGGTGGCGGTGATCGGTGAAGACCTCAACGAGAAGCTGTTCCGCGGCGAGAACAGCGTGGGCCGCGAGATTAATCTCGACGGCCGCAGTTACCGCATCGTCGGCGTCATGGATCACTGGGACCCGCAGCCGCTGTTCTTCGACGCGGTGAACACCGGCGGCTTCGACAACCCGACCCAGCTGTTCGTGCCGTTTACCCGCATGATCGAGCTGAAGGTAACCACCAACGGCAACAACAACTGCAACAAGGATCCCGGCACCGGCTGGGATAACTGGTTGCATTCCGAATGCATCTGGCTGGGTTTCTGGGCCGAACTGCCGACCAAGGCCGAGGCCGACGCCTATCGCAACTATCTGAATGGTTATGCCGCTGAGCAGCAGCGCGCCGGCCGCTTCAAGTGGGCGCCGAACACCCGCCTGCGCAACGTGGTGGAGTGGCTGGATTACGAGAAGGTGGTGCCGCCGGAAGCGAAGATCTCGCTGCTGGTCGCGCTGGGCTTCCTGGTGATCTGCCTGGTCAACACCATCGGCTTGCTGCTGGCCAAGTTCCTGCGCCGCTCCTCGGAAATCGGCGTGCGCCGGGCGCTCGGCGCCTCGCGCAGGGAAATCTACACGCAGTTCCTGATCGAGGCGGGCGCGGTCGGCCTGGCCGGCGGCGTGCTCGGCCTGCTGCTGACCGGCGTGGGGGTGTACGGCATCTCGCTGATCTTCGATCCGCAGGTGGCGCGCCTGGCCAAGCTGGACATCCCGCTGGTGCTGCTCACGCTGGTAGTGGCGATCCTGGCCACGGTGATCGCGGCTTTCTACCCGACCTGGCGCGCGGCCCAAGTGCAGCCCGCCTGGCAGCTCAAGTCCAACTGA
- a CDS encoding aldo/keto reductase: protein MQYRRLGKSGLQLSALSFGAWVTFGQQVGRSLARDMLALAHDRGVNFFDNAEVYNHGVAETLMGDVLADLRFPRDSYCVSSKVFFGARARPLPTQRGLSRKHVIEACHQALQRLRVEHLDLYFCHRPDPDTPVEETVAAMDTLVRQGKVLYWGTSEWPAERIAEAHRVARENHLYAPSMEQPEYNLLHRERVEKDYAPLYRDFGMGTTIWSPLASGLLTGKYNDGVPDDARLAQPGYEWLREAVLEQGGERIAKVRRLAPIAADLGVSQAQLAIAWCLLNPHVSTVMLGASRLEQLEQNLAALDVLPRLTKEVQARIEQAVA from the coding sequence ATGCAATACCGTCGTCTGGGCAAGAGCGGCCTGCAGCTCTCGGCGCTGTCCTTCGGCGCCTGGGTTACGTTCGGGCAGCAGGTGGGGCGCTCGCTGGCGCGCGACATGCTCGCGCTGGCCCACGATCGCGGCGTCAATTTCTTCGATAACGCCGAGGTCTACAACCACGGCGTGGCCGAGACGCTGATGGGTGACGTGCTGGCCGACCTGCGGTTCCCGCGCGACAGCTATTGCGTGTCCAGCAAGGTGTTCTTCGGTGCGCGCGCCCGTCCGCTGCCGACCCAGCGCGGCCTGTCGCGCAAGCACGTGATCGAGGCTTGCCATCAGGCCTTGCAGCGCCTGCGCGTGGAGCATCTGGACCTGTACTTCTGCCACCGCCCGGACCCGGATACGCCGGTGGAGGAAACCGTGGCCGCGATGGATACGCTGGTCCGGCAAGGCAAGGTGCTGTACTGGGGCACCAGCGAATGGCCGGCGGAGCGGATTGCCGAAGCGCATCGGGTGGCGCGCGAGAACCATTTGTACGCGCCAAGCATGGAGCAACCGGAGTACAACCTGCTGCATCGCGAGCGTGTGGAGAAGGACTACGCGCCGCTCTACCGCGACTTCGGTATGGGTACCACGATTTGGTCGCCGCTGGCCTCGGGTCTTCTCACGGGCAAGTACAACGACGGCGTGCCGGACGACGCCCGGCTGGCGCAGCCCGGCTATGAATGGCTGCGCGAGGCGGTGCTGGAGCAGGGCGGCGAGCGCATCGCCAAGGTGCGCCGGCTCGCGCCGATCGCTGCGGATCTCGGCGTGAGCCAGGCGCAACTGGCGATCGCGTGGTGCCTGCTCAACCCCCATGTTTCCACGGTGATGCTGGGGGCAAGCCGGTTGGAGCAGCTTGAGCAGAACCTGGCCGCCCTCGACGTGCTGCCCCGGTTGACTAAAGAAGTGCAAGCGAGGATCGAGCAGGCGGTGGCCTGA
- a CDS encoding TolC family protein has protein sequence MPASPPVMALGEKADDAKRNDTVSRKPTELPSWDEGVTSFRRQEPKTERAVPPPRKEASADAHNIKHDARSEAVREPEEARSNESSSTAPPGEQRIAALRQHRIGVTAAQASPERRVAVEPSSSWNRRVDVPVRRDRRWEMVSVAETGREREALSDVPLRRRLNDAVLTAIARSPDLLQADAQRRAADSDADAARGQRLPQVRLSGQTNARTFGGDPAFNPASNVGSLSLNVTTPVFDWGAGRKNQQSYRQQAQAVEQGYRSAREALAQNVVTTMLELVRYRAMTVAGDDYVRRMQTLVDMLGQIVEVDRGRRSEWSEAKARLLEATADRDGYAAQVRELEIRLRILTGDDGKDLPPGDQWSLSQADLDSLLAGYRDNPAIQQAKATAEAAETYAGAVKASAKPRVDWVINKSAFNDARGNHQPWATSLVLSWTLFNGGANASQHRAALARAEASRHAVEVLERDYEYQIRSAVQTAKDALTRADGYRTLIKEAEAVRDAFFQQWYHLGRRSLLDVLSSETSLYSDRIGEIGSRFDAYGALISAYAGAGQLTQWLAGMGAGSGVIARGDAQRGLPGFAHLR, from the coding sequence ATGCCCGCCTCTCCGCCGGTAATGGCTCTAGGCGAAAAGGCGGACGATGCAAAGCGCAACGACACAGTGTCGAGGAAGCCTACCGAGCTTCCATCGTGGGACGAAGGCGTGACGTCGTTTCGGCGGCAAGAACCTAAGACCGAGCGTGCAGTACCGCCGCCGAGGAAAGAGGCGTCGGCTGATGCACATAACATCAAGCACGACGCGCGGAGCGAGGCAGTCAGGGAGCCGGAGGAGGCGCGTTCGAACGAATCGTCGTCCACGGCGCCTCCTGGCGAACAAAGGATCGCCGCGCTTCGCCAACATCGGATCGGCGTGACTGCTGCACAGGCGTCGCCGGAGCGGCGCGTTGCTGTCGAACCATCATCTTCCTGGAACCGCCGTGTGGACGTTCCCGTCCGCCGCGATCGTCGATGGGAAATGGTGTCCGTCGCTGAAACCGGGCGTGAGCGCGAGGCGCTCTCCGACGTTCCGCTGAGACGGCGGCTCAACGACGCCGTTCTGACGGCCATCGCGCGCAGCCCGGATCTACTGCAGGCCGACGCGCAGCGACGCGCGGCGGATTCGGATGCCGACGCGGCACGCGGTCAGCGCCTGCCGCAGGTGCGACTCTCCGGCCAAACCAATGCGCGCACATTCGGCGGTGATCCAGCATTCAATCCAGCCAGCAACGTGGGCTCCTTGTCGTTGAACGTCACCACACCGGTCTTCGACTGGGGCGCTGGGCGCAAGAATCAGCAGAGCTATCGGCAGCAAGCCCAGGCCGTGGAGCAGGGGTACCGCTCGGCCCGTGAGGCACTAGCGCAGAACGTGGTCACGACGATGCTTGAGCTGGTGCGGTACCGCGCAATGACCGTCGCCGGCGACGATTACGTGCGCCGCATGCAGACCTTGGTCGATATGCTCGGGCAGATCGTGGAGGTGGACCGCGGTCGCCGGAGCGAATGGAGCGAGGCCAAGGCGCGCCTGCTGGAAGCCACCGCCGACCGCGATGGCTATGCAGCGCAGGTCAGGGAGCTGGAGATTCGCCTGCGCATCCTGACCGGCGACGACGGAAAGGACCTGCCGCCGGGCGACCAGTGGTCGCTGAGCCAAGCGGACCTGGACAGCCTGCTGGCCGGTTATCGCGACAACCCGGCGATCCAGCAGGCGAAGGCGACGGCTGAAGCTGCCGAGACTTATGCGGGCGCGGTCAAGGCCTCGGCCAAGCCGCGCGTCGATTGGGTGATCAACAAGAGTGCCTTCAACGATGCGCGCGGCAATCATCAGCCCTGGGCCACGTCCCTGGTGCTGAGCTGGACGCTCTTCAACGGCGGAGCGAATGCATCGCAGCATCGTGCGGCCCTGGCTCGTGCGGAAGCCAGCCGGCATGCCGTCGAAGTGCTTGAGCGTGATTACGAGTACCAGATTCGCAGCGCCGTGCAGACCGCCAAAGACGCGCTGACGCGCGCGGATGGTTATCGCACCCTCATCAAGGAGGCCGAGGCGGTCAGAGACGCATTCTTCCAGCAGTGGTATCACCTGGGCAGGCGCAGCTTGCTGGACGTGCTGTCGTCGGAGACGAGCCTGTATTCCGATCGCATCGGCGAGATCGGCAGCCGGTTCGATGCTTATGGCGCGCTTATCTCCGCCTACGCCGGCGCCGGCCAGCTCACGCAATGGCTGGCCGGGATGGGTGCCGGGTCCGGCGTGATCGCGCGCGGCGATGCGCAGAGGGGCCTGCCCGGCTTCGCCCATCTGCGCTGA
- a CDS encoding FtsX-like permease family protein, with product MLQIKPILAALKRHKAGTLLIAMQIALTLAIVCNALFIIQQRVERISRPTGMDENNVLAIQNRWVSVDGKDTGPLIKADVQALRQTPGVQDAIATNSFPLRGGGWSTGVNLQPKNEGKSAAQTTLYFVDDHALAVYGAQLIAGRNFTPDEVITADPKDIKSTAQVIVTKALADKLFPKGDALGKQIYLGGKDIPPSTIIGIVARLQVPWTGTWSDNFNDNAMLLPVQLTGTYTIYLIRAKAGQLADVVKNAPATLLKTSRMRVISGERAVRTYEQVRTDAYKSDRGMAILMGVICVILLAITAAGIVGLTSFWVGQRRKQIGVRRALGATKRDILSYFLTENLMIGIAGVVIGVGLAIGMNLWMVSQFEMARLSVMYVAVGVVVLLLLGQAAVLAPAMRAAKVPPVEATRSV from the coding sequence ATGCTGCAGATCAAGCCCATTCTCGCCGCGCTCAAGCGCCACAAGGCCGGTACCTTGCTCATTGCGATGCAGATCGCGCTGACCTTGGCGATCGTGTGCAACGCGCTCTTCATCATCCAGCAGCGCGTGGAACGCATCTCGCGCCCCACCGGCATGGACGAGAACAACGTGCTGGCGATCCAGAACCGCTGGGTATCGGTGGACGGCAAGGACACCGGCCCGCTGATCAAGGCCGACGTGCAGGCGCTGCGCCAGACGCCGGGCGTCCAGGACGCCATTGCGACCAACTCCTTCCCGCTGCGCGGGGGCGGCTGGTCGACTGGCGTGAACCTGCAGCCGAAGAACGAAGGCAAGTCGGCCGCGCAGACCACCTTGTATTTCGTCGACGATCACGCGCTGGCCGTCTACGGTGCGCAGCTGATCGCGGGCCGAAACTTCACTCCGGACGAAGTGATCACCGCCGATCCCAAGGACATCAAGTCGACCGCTCAGGTCATCGTGACCAAGGCGCTGGCCGACAAGCTCTTCCCCAAGGGTGACGCGCTGGGCAAGCAGATCTACCTCGGCGGCAAGGACATCCCGCCCAGCACCATCATCGGCATCGTCGCGCGGCTGCAGGTGCCGTGGACCGGTACCTGGTCCGACAACTTCAACGACAACGCCATGCTGTTGCCAGTGCAGCTCACCGGTACCTACACGATCTACCTGATCCGCGCCAAGGCGGGGCAGCTGGCGGATGTAGTGAAGAACGCGCCGGCAACCTTGCTGAAGACCAGCCGCATGCGCGTGATCTCCGGCGAACGCGCCGTGCGGACCTACGAACAGGTGCGTACCGACGCCTACAAGAGCGACCGCGGCATGGCGATCCTGATGGGCGTGATTTGCGTGATCCTGCTGGCCATCACCGCCGCAGGCATCGTCGGCCTCACCAGCTTCTGGGTCGGCCAGCGCCGCAAGCAGATCGGCGTACGCCGCGCGCTGGGGGCCACCAAGCGGGACATCCTCAGCTACTTCCTCACCGAGAACCTGATGATCGGCATCGCCGGCGTGGTGATCGGCGTCGGCCTCGCCATCGGCATGAACCTGTGGATGGTCTCGCAGTTCGAGATGGCCCGCCTGTCCGTCATGTACGTGGCGGTCGGCGTGGTGGTGCTGCTGCTGCTCGGCCAGGCGGCCGTGCTGGCGCCGGCCATGCGCGCGGCGAAGGTGCCCCCGGTGGAGGCCACGCGCTCGGTGTGA
- a CDS encoding ABC transporter permease: MFVHNLRLGARSLRKNPVLTALMVMAIGFGVAASMITYAVFRAVSGDPIPQKSGQLFAPQIDNRGPQYNNAGEPPDALSYTDAVALMKARQAKRQTVLFAIRLSLMPEESQKSAFKVPGYAATGDFFPMFDVPFQYGSGWSTADDDARAPVIVITRRLNQKLFGGANSVGREIVLDDQQYRIVGVTEDWDPKPRFFDMFSGNAYSEPSQIYIPFNRAMDLQIETAGNNNCGGGGKRGDDREGWLHGQCVWISPWVELDSAAEVERYRQFLTSYAEDQRRAGRFDWAPNVRLRDVIGWLDYRHAVPPESRISLVVAIGFFVICLVNTIGLLLAKFMRRASEIGVRRALGASRGDIYRQFLAEAGMVGLAGGLLGVALTGVGMLGVGLVFEPEIAHLAQLDVSLVTLSLLVAIAATVLAAFYPTWRAAQVQPAWQLKSN, translated from the coding sequence ATGTTTGTCCATAACCTGCGGCTCGGTGCCCGCAGCCTGCGCAAGAACCCGGTGCTCACGGCACTGATGGTGATGGCGATCGGCTTCGGCGTGGCGGCCTCGATGATCACTTACGCGGTGTTCCGCGCGGTTTCGGGCGATCCGATTCCGCAGAAGTCCGGGCAACTGTTCGCCCCGCAGATCGACAACCGTGGCCCGCAATACAACAACGCCGGCGAGCCGCCGGACGCGTTGAGCTATACCGACGCAGTCGCCTTGATGAAGGCACGCCAGGCCAAGCGCCAGACGGTACTGTTCGCCATCCGTCTGTCGCTGATGCCCGAGGAATCGCAGAAGTCGGCCTTCAAGGTGCCGGGCTACGCGGCCACCGGCGACTTCTTCCCGATGTTCGACGTGCCGTTCCAGTATGGCTCCGGCTGGAGCACCGCCGACGACGATGCTCGTGCTCCCGTCATCGTGATCACCCGCCGTCTCAACCAGAAGCTGTTCGGCGGTGCCAATAGCGTAGGGCGAGAGATCGTTCTGGACGATCAGCAGTACCGCATCGTAGGCGTGACCGAGGATTGGGACCCGAAGCCGCGTTTCTTCGACATGTTCAGCGGCAATGCGTATTCCGAGCCTTCGCAGATCTACATTCCGTTCAACCGGGCGATGGATCTTCAGATCGAGACGGCGGGCAACAACAATTGCGGCGGTGGCGGCAAACGCGGGGATGACCGCGAAGGTTGGCTGCACGGCCAGTGCGTGTGGATCAGCCCTTGGGTCGAGCTGGACAGCGCGGCCGAGGTGGAGCGCTACCGTCAATTCCTGACGTCCTACGCAGAAGATCAGCGCAGGGCGGGGCGCTTCGACTGGGCACCGAACGTCCGCCTGCGCGACGTCATCGGCTGGCTCGACTACCGGCATGCGGTGCCGCCGGAAAGCCGCATCTCGCTGGTGGTCGCTATCGGCTTCTTCGTGATCTGCCTGGTCAATACCATCGGCCTGCTGCTCGCGAAATTCATGCGCCGCGCTTCTGAGATCGGTGTGCGCCGGGCCTTGGGCGCTTCGCGCGGAGACATCTACCGCCAGTTCCTGGCCGAGGCTGGCATGGTCGGGCTGGCTGGCGGCCTGTTGGGCGTGGCGCTTACCGGCGTCGGCATGCTTGGAGTGGGGCTGGTGTTCGAGCCAGAGATCGCGCACTTGGCGCAGCTGGACGTATCACTGGTGACGCTCTCCCTGCTGGTGGCCATCGCGGCCACCGTGCTGGCGGCGTTCTATCCGACTTGGCGGGCGGCGCAGGTGCAGCCGGCCTGGCAACTGAAATCCAACTGA